In Trichoderma atroviride chromosome 2, complete sequence, one DNA window encodes the following:
- a CDS encoding uncharacterized protein (TransMembrane:10 (i61-78o84-103i259-278o290-319i750-771o783-802i823-845o886-906i918-937o957-977i)): protein MDNAYALPIDAVLANFGVKEQTGLTDNQVSELRNKHGRNAIPEEPPTPLWELILEQFKDQLVIILLGSAAVSFVLALFEDEGGWSAFVDPAVILTILILNAVVGVSQESSAEKAIAALQEYSANEANVVRNGGHVSRVKADDLVPGDIVSVAVGDRIPADCRIVSIESNSFSVDQAILTGESESVGKDSTAVVNDDKAVLQDQVNMLFSGTTVVTGRAKAIVVLTGSNTAIGDIHESITAQISEPTPLKQKLNDFGDNLAKVITVICILVWLINIPNFNDPSHGTWAKGAIYYLKIAVSLGVAAIPEGLAVVITTCLALGTRKMAAKNAVVRSLPSVETLGSCSVICSDKTGTLTTNQMSVNKMVYLNEAGTNLTELTVEGTTFAPKGNITLNGQVVENLASTSFTVLQIAEVAALCNDAKLAYDSRTAAYSSVGEPTEGALRVLVEKVGPCAPAGTALEDCGHFASATHEQRLPRLATYEFSRDRKSMSVLVQNGNAKKLLVKGAPESVIERCTSTIVGANGNRVPLTEKLQSTLLKEVVEYGNRGLRVIALASIEDVSQNPLVRSAKSTEQYAQLEQNMTFLGLVGMLDPPRPEVPASIKQCKDAGIRVIVITGDNRNTAESICRQIGVFGQHEDLQGKSYTGREFDNLSPGEQLEAAKKASLFSRVEPGHKSKLVDLLQSLGEVVAMTGDGVNDAPALKKADIGVAMGSGTDVSKLAADMVLADSNFATIEVAIEEGRSIYNNTQQFIRYLISSNIGEVVSIFLTAALGMPEALIPVQLLWVNLVTDGLPATALSFNPPDHGIMKRQPRRRDEPLIGGWLFMRYLIIGTYVGLATVAGYAWWFMYNPEGPQITFRQLSSFHRCSTEFPEIGCEMFSNDMAKSASTVSLSILVVIEMFNAMNALSSSESLLTLPLWNNMMLVYAIALSMALHFALLYTPILQNLFAILPLNMLEWQAVTIISAPVVLLDEILKVVERQFFMQQKTAPKAIKAKKEE, encoded by the exons ATGGACAACGCCTATGCTCTTCCCATCGACGCGGTGCTCGCCAACTTCGGCGTCAAGGAGCAGACCGGCCTGACTGACAACCAAGTCTCCGAGCTTCGAAATAAGCACGGCCGCAATG CGATTCCCGAAGAGCCCCCAACTCCCCTCTGGGAGCTCATTCTAGAACAATTCAAAGATCaactcgtcatcatcctgctTGGCTCCGCCGCCGTTTCCTTTGTTCTCGCCCTGTTCGAAGATGAAGGCGGCTGGAGTGCATTTGTCGATCCCGCCGTT ATTCTTACCATTCTGATCCTCAATGCCGTTGTCGGAGTCTCCCAAGAAAGCAGTGccgaaaaggccattgccgctCTGCAAGAATACTCGGCCAACGAAGCCAATGTCGTGCGAAACGGTGGCCACGTATCCCGAGTCAAGGCCGATGATCTTGTCCCTGGTGACATCGTCTCAGTTGCTGTTGGAGACCGAATCCCCGCCGACTGCCGTATCGTTTCTATCGAGAGCAACAGCTTTTCTGTGGACCAGGCCATCTTGACcggcgagagcgagagcgttGGCAAGGATTCTACTGCGGTAGTGAACGATGACAAGGCTGTCTTGCAGGATCAGGTCAATATGCTCTTCTCCGGTACCACGGTCGTTACTGGACGCGCCAAGGCTATTGTCGTCTTGACGGGCTCCAACACTGCGATTGGCGATATCCACGAAAGCATCACCGCTCAAATCTCCGAACCTACTCCCCTGAAGCAGAAGCTCAACGATTTCGGCGATAATCTGGCAAAGGTCATTACCGTCATCTGCATCCTCGTCTGGCTGATCAACATTCCCAACTTCAACGACCCTAGCCACGGCACCTGGGCCAAGGGAGCCATTTACTACCTCAAGATTGCCGTCTCCTTGGGCGTCGCTGCGATCCCTGAAGGTCTTGCGGTTGTCATTACTACTTGTCTTGCTCTTGGTACTCGCAAAATGGCGGCTAAGAACGCCGTTGTGCGCAGCCTGCCCTCGGTTGAGACTCTGGGAAGCTGCAGTGTCATCTGCTCTGACAAGACCGGCACACTCACCACCAACCAGATGAGCGTCAACAAGATGGTCTATCTTAACGAAGCCGGAACCAATCTGACTGAGCTTACTGTTGAGGGTACTACTTTTGCTCCCAAGGGCAATATTACTTTGAACGGCCAGGTCGTCGAGAATCTTGCCTCCACCTCTTTTACTGTTCTCCAGATTGCCGAGGTCGCTGCTCTCTGTAACGATGCCAAATTGGCCTACGATTCACGCACTGCTGCTTATTCCAGCGTTGGCGAGCCCACCGAAGGCGCTCTCCGAGTTCTCGTTGAAAAGGTTGGCCCTTGTGCCCCTGCCGGAACTGCTCTTGAAGACTGTGGGCACTTTGCCAGCGCCACGCACGAGCAGAGGTTGCCACGGCTTGCGACTTACGAGTTCTCTCGCGACAGAAAAAGCATGTCAGTCCTTGTTCAGAACGGTaacgccaagaagctgcttgtcAAGGGAGCCCCCGAATCGGTCATTGAGCGCTGCACAAGCACCATTGTTGGTGCCAACGGCAACAGAGTTCCCCTTACCGAAAAGCTCCAGAGCACTCTGCTCAAGGAGGTTGTGGAGTATGGTAACCGAGGCCTTCGTGTCATTGCCCTTGCCAGCATTGAGGATGTTTCCCAGAACCCGCTCGTCAGGTCTGCAAAGTCCACCGAACAATATGCCCAGTTGGAACAAAACATGACCTTCCTCGGATTGGTTGGCATGCTggatcctcctcgtcctgaAGTCCCCGCCTCTATCAAGCAGTGCAAAGATGCCGGTATCCGTGTCATTGTCATCACTGGTGATAACCGCAACACCGCCGAGAGCATCTGCAGACAGATTGGTGTCTTTGGCCAGCACGAAGATCTCCAGGGCAAGAGCTATACTGGACGCGAATTCGACAACCTCAGCCCcggcgagcagctggaggcggctAAGAAGGCTTCTCTGTTCTCTCGTGTTGAGCCCGGTCACAAGTCCAAGTTGGTTGACCTTCTCCAGTCTCTTGGCGAGGTCGTTGCCATGACTGGTGACGGTGTCAACGATGCCCCTGCTCTGAAGAAGGCTGACATTGGTGTGGCCATGGGTTCCGGAACTGACGTCTCCAAGCTGGCCGCAGACATGGTTCTGGCCGACAGCAACTTTGCGACTATCGAGGTGGCCATCGAAGAGGGCCGTTCCATTTACAACAACACTCAACAATTTATTCGCTACCTGATCTCCTCCAACATTGGTGAGGttgtctccatcttcttgacgGCTGCCCTAGGAATGCCAGAGGCGCTGATTCCCGTTCAACTGCTCTGGGTCAACCTCGTCACCGATGGTCTCCCCGCCACCGCCCTGTCCTTTAACCCACCCGACCACGGCATCATGAAGCGCCAACCTCGTAGAAGAGATGAGCCTCTCATTGGCGGCTGGTTGTTTATGCGCTACCTTATCATTGGTACTTATGTCGGTCTTGCAACTGTGGCTGGTTACGCTTGGTGGTTCATGTACAACCCCGAGGGTCCTCAGATCACCTTCCGACAGCTTTCTAGCTTCCACCGTTGCTCAACCGAGTTCCCCGAGATTGGATGCGAAATGTTCTCCAATGACATGGCCAAGTCTGCCTCTACCGTGTCTTTGTCGATTCTCGTGGTGATTGAGATGTTCAACGCCATGAACGCCCTATCATCCAGCGAGTCGCTCCTCACTCTGCCTCTGTGGAACAACATGATGCTCGTATACGCCATTGCCCTGTCCATGGCTCTCCACTTTGCCCTCCTCTACACGCCAATTCTCCAGAATCTGTTTGCTATCTTGCCGCTAAATATGCTGGAATGGCAGGCGGTTACCATTATCAGCGCGCCTGTAGT TTTGCTTGACGAAATCCTCAAGGTTGTTGAGAGGCAATTCTTTATGCAGCAGAAGACGGCTcccaaggccatcaaggctaAGAAAGAGGAGTAA
- a CDS encoding uncharacterized protein (MEROPS:MER0001710~BUSCO:EOG092D3TL4) codes for MSSPFSINGGACVAMVGKDCVAIACDLRLGLQALTISNNFPKIFQYGDVFLGLTGLATDVSTVSDLFRYKVNMYRLREERAIAPRTFANLVSSSLYERRFGPYFVSPVVAGLDPKTGKPFICGFDSIGCIDFAKDFIVSGTASEQLFGMCEGLWEPDLEPDALFETISQALLTAVDRDALSGWGAHVYIIEKDKVTKRLLKGRQD; via the exons ATG TCTTCGCCCTTTTCGATCA ACGGCGGTGCCTGCGTCGCCATGGTCGGCAAGGACTGCGTCGCCATCGCCTGCGACCTCCGCCTCGGCCTCCAGGCCCTGACCATCTCCAACAACTTCCCCAAAATCTTCCAGTACGGCGACGTCTTCCTGGGCCTGACCGGCCTAGCCACAGACGTCAGCACCGTCAGCGACCTCTTCCGCTACAAGGTCAACATGTACCGCCTGCGCGAGGAGCGCGCCATCGCCCCGCGCACCTTTGCCAACCtcgtctcctcctccctctaCGAGCGCCGCTTCGGCCCTTACTTTGTCTCGCCCGTCGTCGCCGGCCTGGACCCCAAGACGGGGAAGCCCTTCATCTGCGGCTTCGACAGCATTGGCTGCATCGACTTTGCAAAGGACTTTATCGTGTCGGGCACGGCGTCGGAGCAGCTGTTTGGCATGTGCGAGGGTCTGTGGGAGCCTGATTTG GAACCCGATGCGTTGTTCGAGACCATTTCACAAGCCCTTCTGACTGCCGTCGACCGTGACGCTCTATCCGGCTGGGGAGCCCACGTATACATCATCgagaaggacaaggtcaCCAAGAGGTTACTAAAGGGTAGACAGGACTAA
- a CDS encoding 60S ribosomal protein eL36 yields MAKEAPAKTGLAVGLNKGHKTTARVVKPRVSRTKGHLSKRTAFVREVVKEVAGLAPYERRVIELLRNSKDKRARKLAKKRLGTFGRAKRKVDELQRVIAESRRAH; encoded by the exons ATGGCTAAGGAAGCGCCTGCAAAGACCGGTCTGGCCGTTGGCCTGAACAAGGGCCAC AAGACTACCGCTCGTGTCGTCAAGCCCCGTGTTTCCCGCACCAAGGGACACCTGAGCAAGCGAACCGCCTTTGTGCGTGAGGTCGTCAAGGAGGTTGCTGG CCTCGCTCCCTATGAGCGCCGTGTCATCGAACTTCTCCGCAACAGCAAGGACAAGCGTGCCCGtaagctggccaagaagaggctcGGTACCTTTGGCCGTGCCAAGAGAAAGGTCGATGAGCTCCAGCGCGTCATCGCCGAGTCCCGTCGTGCTCACTAA
- a CDS encoding uncharacterized protein (EggNog:ENOG41): protein MLLGCAITSQTTAQRANLGRPQRIMVEYPDSGAVVLQSYLDPRESGGGGADHISEPDSFSKYKYKDEHSHEHMADDDDSSSSTRTPDTARPATADDSVAPTLISVVVAATSDDAKEARRAAARLERIDV, encoded by the exons ATGCTCCTCGGATG CGCCATCACCTCCCAGACCACCGCCCAGCGCGCCAACCTCGGCCGCCCGCAGCGCATCATGGTCGAGTACCCGGACTCGGGCGCCGTCGTCCTGCAGTCCTATCTCGACCCCCGGGAAtccggcggtggcggcgccgATCACATCTCCGAGCCGGACTCGTTTTCAAaatacaagtacaaggaCGAGCACTCGCACGAGCACatggccgacgacgatgacagcagcagcagcactcgCACGCCTGACACGGCACGACCCGCTACCGCTGACGACTCCGTGGCGCCCACGTTGatcagcgtcgtcgtcgctgccacATCGGACGATGCGAAAGAGGCGAGGCGCGCTGCGGCGAGGCTGGAGCGTATTG ATGTTTAA
- a CDS encoding uncharacterized protein (BUSCO:EOG092D0NUZ), which produces MGYTEVDQKAINTIRLLAVDATFKSNSGHPGAPMGMAPIAHVLWDKFMKFNPKNPKWLNRDRFVLSNGHGCMLQYALLHLFGYALTIDDLKAFRTVDSITPGHPESHDTPGIEVTTGPLGQGICNAVGLAMAQAHTAAVFNKPGFTLTDNYTYCFLGDGCLMEGVSGEACSLAGHLQLGNLIAIYDDNHISIDGDTNVAFTEDVAKRYEAYGWHVVVVENGDHDLQAMEDAIKQCQAVKDKPSIIKLRTTIGFGSLQEGTHGVHGSPLKADDIKQLKTKFGFNPEETFVVPKEVSDLYARHSAEGAAREEEWNKLFAKYAKEYPSEAADLERRLKGELPQDWEKHLPVYTPGDAAIASRKLSETVLSKLEGILPELVGGSADLTGSNLTRWKEAVDFQPKATGLGDYSGRYIRYGVREHGMGAIMNGLAAYGTIIPYGGTFLNFVSYAAGAVRLSALSRIRAIWVATHDSIGLGEDGPTHQPIETLAHFRALPNCMVWRPADGNETSAAYYIALTSKHTPSIIALSRQNLPQLEGSVIEKSIKGGYVLQEVEGAQVTLVSTGSEVGIAVDAAKLLLEKHNVKARIVSMPCFEVFDTQSKEYRLSVLPDGIPSLSIEVMSTMGWERYTHEQFGLNRFGASGAYKDVYKKFEFTPEGIAKRALLTIDFWKDVPNVRSPINRAFQQLI; this is translated from the exons ATGGGCTACACAGAGGTTGACCAGAaggccatcaacaccatccgCCTGCTTGCG GTTGATGCGACCTTCAAGAGCAACTCGGGACATCCCGGTGCTCCCAT GGGCATGGCTCCCATTGCCCACGTTCTCTGGGACAAGTTCATGAAGTTCAACCCCAAGAACCCCAAGTGGCTGAACCGCGACCGATTCGTCCTCTC CAACGGCCACGGCTGCATGCTCCAGTATGCGCTCCTCCACCTGTTCGGCTATGCCCTGACCATCGATGACCTCAAGGCTTTCCGA ACTGTTGACAGCATCACTCCTGGCCACCCCGAGTCTCACGATACCCCCGGTATCGAGGTCACCACCGGCCCTCTGGGTCAGGGTATCTGCAATGCCGTcggcttggccatggcccagGCCCACACCGCCGCCGTCTTCAACAAGCCCGGCTTCACTCTCACTGACAACTACACCTACTGCTTCCTCGGCGATGGCTGCTTGATGGAGGGTGTTTCCGGCGAGGCCTGCTCCCTGGCTGGCCACCTCCAGCTGGGcaacctcatcgccatctacGACGACAACCACATTTCCATTGACGGTGACACCAACGTCGCCTTCACTGAGGATGTTGCCAAGCGCTACGAGGCTTACGGCTGGcacgtcgtcgtcgtcgaaaaCGGCGACCACGACCTCCAGGCCATGGAAGACGCCATCAAGCAGTGCCAGGCTGTCAAGGACAAGCCCTCAATCATCAAGCTGCGAACCACCATTGGTTTCGGCTCCCTCCAGGAGGGCACCCACGGTGTTCACGGCTCTCCCCTCAAGGCCGACGAcatcaagcagctcaagaccaAGTTCGGCTTCAACCCCGAGGAGACCTTTGTCGTCCCCAAGGAGGTCTCCGACCTGTACGCCAGACACTCTGCCGAGGGCGCTGCCCGCGAGGAGGAGTGGAACAAGCTGTTCGCCAAGTACGCCAAGGAGTACCCCTCAGAGGCTGCTGACCTTGAGCGCCGCCTGAAGGGCGAGCTGCCCCAGGACTGGGAGAAGCACCTGCCCGTCTACACCCCCGGCGAcgccgccattgccagccGAAAGCTGTCCGAGACTGTTCTCAGCAAGCTCGAGGGTATCCTGCCCGAGCTTGTCGGTGGATCTGCCGATCTGACTGGCTCCAACCTTACCCGCTGGAAGGAGGCTGTTGACTTCCAGCCCAAGGCCACCGGCCTCGGTGACTACTCCGGACGATACATCCGCTACGGTGTCCGTGAGCACGGTATGGGTGCCATCATGAACGGTCTGGCCGCCTACGGAACCATCATTCCCTACGGTGGTACTTTCCTCAACTTTGTCTCCTACGCTGCCGGTGCCGTCCGCCTGTCTGCCCTGTCTCGCATCCGCGCCATCTGGGTTGCCACCCACGACTCCATCGGTCTGGGCGAGGACGGCCCTACTCACCAGCCTATCGAGACTCTGGCTCACTTCCGTGCTCTGCCCAACTGCATGGTCTGGCGCCCCGCTGACGGCAACGAGACCAGCGCCGCCTACTACATTGCGCTGACCTCCAAGCACACCCCCAGCATTATTGCCCTCTCCCGACAGAACCTGCCCCAGCTCGAGGGCTCAGTCATCGAGAAGTCCATCAAGGGCGGTTACGTCCTGCAGGAGGTCGAGGGTGCCCAGGTCACCCTGGTCTCCACCGGTTCCGAGGTTGGCATCGCAGTGGATGCCGCCAAGCTGCTCCTGGAGAAGCACAACGTCAAGGCCCGAATTGTCTCCATGCCTTGCTTCGAGGTCTTTGACACCCAGTCCAAGGAGTACAGACTCTCTGTCCTGCCCGACGGCATTCCCTCTCTGTCTATTGAGGTCATGAGCACCATGGGCTGGGAGAGATATACTCACGAGCAGTTTGGTCTCAACCGATTCGGTGCCTCTGGTGCCTACAAGGATGTCTACAAG AAGTTCGAGTTCACCCCCGAGGGCATCGCCAAGCGCGCTCTCCTTACCATCGACTTCTGGAAGGACGTCCCCAACGTTCGATCCCCCATCAACCGTGctttccagcagctcatctaA